The following coding sequences lie in one Pseudarthrobacter phenanthrenivorans Sphe3 genomic window:
- a CDS encoding AI-2E family transporter has protein sequence MARTPRLTDHELGKEPPQPETEESPAAAVAAGQAQGHAGTAEQPAAATRKPRPTKSPSELWADGLGRVGIRAAQVLLILTVAVVSVYALMQIKLLVIPILIALILAAAIGPFVNMLRRRGLRGGLATGIAFIGLLLVLGGVFTVIYLSVRNQWGELAQQAASGLDELEKFLLTGPIPIEQEQLDQARQGIVEFATSSQVRSGAITGLSVVTEFFAGAALMIVILFFFLKDGAKIWNFFLRPFSGAREAKLRRVGSRTLEVLGGYVRGTAIVALVDTVAIGAALLIMQVPLALPLAIIVFIGAFIPLVGATVAGILAALVALVANGPVVALIVVAVVIAVNQLEGDLLQPIVMGKSLQLHALVILMALTAGTILAGIVGAVLSVPLAAVAWAIIQVWTAEDPNLEDMNPNLPPAGTKPI, from the coding sequence GTGGCGCGAACACCACGCCTGACTGATCACGAACTGGGCAAGGAGCCCCCGCAGCCGGAGACGGAGGAATCACCAGCTGCCGCGGTGGCGGCCGGACAGGCACAAGGACATGCCGGCACGGCGGAACAGCCCGCGGCAGCCACCCGGAAACCACGGCCCACCAAGTCCCCCAGCGAACTGTGGGCGGACGGGCTGGGCAGGGTGGGTATCCGCGCGGCCCAGGTCCTCCTGATCCTCACGGTGGCAGTGGTATCCGTCTACGCGCTGATGCAGATCAAGCTCCTGGTCATTCCGATTTTGATTGCGCTCATCCTGGCCGCGGCGATCGGCCCGTTCGTCAACATGCTCCGGCGCCGGGGACTGCGGGGCGGCCTTGCCACCGGCATCGCGTTTATTGGCCTGCTGCTGGTGCTGGGCGGCGTATTCACAGTCATCTACCTCTCGGTCCGCAACCAGTGGGGCGAACTGGCGCAACAGGCCGCTTCAGGGCTGGATGAGCTGGAGAAGTTCCTCCTCACCGGGCCTATCCCGATTGAGCAGGAGCAGCTGGACCAGGCACGGCAGGGGATCGTCGAGTTCGCCACCAGCAGCCAGGTCCGCTCCGGCGCCATCACCGGGCTTTCAGTGGTCACGGAGTTCTTTGCCGGCGCGGCCTTGATGATCGTCATCCTGTTCTTCTTCCTCAAGGATGGCGCAAAGATCTGGAACTTCTTCCTCCGCCCCTTCAGCGGAGCACGCGAAGCCAAGCTCCGCCGTGTGGGCAGCCGGACCCTTGAGGTCCTGGGCGGCTACGTCCGCGGCACCGCCATAGTTGCCCTGGTGGACACCGTGGCCATCGGCGCTGCGCTGCTGATCATGCAGGTTCCCCTGGCCCTCCCCCTGGCCATCATCGTGTTCATCGGCGCCTTCATTCCCCTGGTGGGTGCCACGGTGGCGGGCATCCTGGCCGCCCTGGTGGCACTCGTGGCCAACGGCCCTGTTGTTGCCCTGATCGTGGTGGCAGTGGTCATTGCCGTCAACCAGCTCGAAGGCGACCTCCTGCAGCCCATCGTCATGGGCAAGTCGCTGCAGCTCCACGCGCTGGTGATCCTGATGGCCTTGACCGCCGGCACCATCCTGGCCGGAATCGTGGGCGCCGTGCTCTCCGTGCCGCTTGCCGCCGTCGCCTGGGCCATCATCCAGGTGTGGACCGCGGAGGACCCCAACCTGGAGGACATGAACCCGAACCTGCCGCCGGCGGGCACCAAACCCATCTAG
- a CDS encoding DUF1206 domain-containing protein, with the protein MSDGESTISRAADAVEEASNHKALDVLARAGFAVMAVLHVIIGAIAIAVAFGQPGEAEPSGAIEQLAANPWGPYVMWACVVACLGLGLWQASEATLRMRRAPRKERVSKLVSSGFLAIAYSSVGFSFAGFAVGMRGDSSESTRDFSAALMATPLGLWVLVALGLTIVGIGIYFVVKGVRFGFKEELFHFDGRRRGRLIDGLGVAGHIAKGIALVLTGLLFVIAAAKHNPDESTGLDGSLKALRDHPWGPYLLVAIGAGFIAYGVFALIRSRFGRM; encoded by the coding sequence ATGTCCGACGGGGAATCCACCATCAGCAGGGCCGCGGACGCCGTCGAGGAGGCCTCCAACCACAAGGCCCTGGACGTCCTGGCGCGCGCGGGTTTCGCCGTCATGGCCGTGCTCCACGTGATCATTGGGGCCATCGCCATCGCGGTGGCCTTCGGCCAGCCCGGAGAGGCTGAACCAAGCGGTGCCATTGAACAGTTGGCGGCGAACCCCTGGGGCCCGTATGTGATGTGGGCGTGCGTGGTGGCGTGCCTGGGCCTGGGGTTGTGGCAGGCGAGCGAGGCCACTCTTCGCATGCGCCGCGCTCCCCGCAAGGAGCGGGTGTCCAAGTTGGTTTCCTCTGGCTTCCTGGCCATCGCCTACAGCAGCGTCGGGTTCAGCTTCGCCGGGTTCGCGGTGGGGATGCGCGGTGACTCCAGTGAGAGCACCCGGGATTTCAGTGCCGCACTGATGGCCACGCCGCTGGGGTTGTGGGTGCTGGTGGCGCTGGGCCTGACCATCGTGGGCATCGGCATCTACTTTGTGGTCAAGGGCGTCCGGTTCGGGTTCAAGGAGGAGCTCTTCCATTTCGACGGCAGGCGGCGCGGCAGGCTGATCGACGGGCTGGGCGTGGCCGGCCATATTGCCAAAGGCATCGCCCTGGTCCTCACCGGCCTGCTCTTCGTCATCGCCGCCGCCAAACACAACCCGGACGAATCCACCGGACTGGACGGCAGCCTCAAAGCCCTCCGCGACCACCCCTGGGGCCCGTACCTGCTGGTGGCCATCGGGGCGGGATTCATTGCCTACGGGGTGTTCGCCCTGATCCGCTCCCGGTTCGGCCGGATGTAG
- a CDS encoding SRPBCC family protein: MTDHLSGDQRTDDDGARGLSAAAGLAFASLFRVLKLVRPVRPIHPNGTGLTGRLVRTGSAGGASGLDWLDAPGTDAVEARFSRSIGLPKGLPDILGLALRVVTPAAGSRDGGPADILFASTGWRVPGRFLLQPRLEVSGAALTTLMPYRGRRGPVLLGLQSGRFPQGSPQSGEWILELYWARPLGPWQHCGELRLRAAAQPQDTSLRFDPLANLPPGAHTYPWTRRLRERSYLAAQRQAPAAVVPSTTPADQTAAGTGAAATERKPMATVSQVFNSPAADVWKVIADGWLYSGWVVGASRIRAVDDHWPHAGSRLHHSVGAWPFLINDSTSVTTSEPNKKLELVARGWPLGEAKVVITLEEDQGGGCKVTMAEDAIRGPGKRIPKFLRDPMITVRNRETLKRLELMAAGGAGK, from the coding sequence ATGACGGACCACTTATCGGGTGACCAGCGAACGGACGACGACGGCGCCCGCGGCTTAAGCGCGGCGGCGGGCCTGGCCTTCGCCTCCTTGTTCCGGGTCCTGAAGCTGGTCCGGCCTGTCCGGCCCATCCATCCCAACGGGACAGGGCTGACCGGCCGCCTGGTAAGGACCGGCAGTGCCGGCGGAGCAAGCGGCCTCGACTGGCTCGACGCGCCCGGAACGGACGCGGTTGAAGCGCGGTTCTCCCGGTCGATCGGGCTGCCGAAGGGACTTCCGGACATCCTGGGGCTGGCGCTGCGGGTGGTCACTCCCGCCGCCGGCAGCAGGGACGGCGGCCCCGCCGATATCCTCTTCGCCTCCACAGGCTGGCGGGTCCCCGGCAGGTTCCTGCTCCAGCCCAGGCTGGAAGTCTCCGGCGCCGCCCTGACGACCCTGATGCCCTACCGGGGCCGCCGGGGCCCGGTGCTGCTGGGCTTGCAGAGCGGGCGGTTTCCCCAAGGATCGCCCCAGTCAGGGGAATGGATCCTTGAGTTGTACTGGGCCAGGCCGTTAGGTCCCTGGCAGCACTGCGGGGAGCTGCGCCTGCGTGCTGCTGCACAACCGCAGGACACCAGCCTGCGTTTCGACCCGCTGGCCAACTTGCCGCCCGGCGCGCACACCTACCCCTGGACGCGCCGGCTCCGGGAGCGGTCGTACCTGGCCGCCCAGCGGCAGGCTCCAGCCGCCGTCGTACCTTCCACCACCCCAGCGGACCAGACCGCGGCCGGCACCGGCGCAGCGGCAACAGAAAGGAAGCCCATGGCAACCGTGTCGCAGGTATTCAACTCCCCCGCCGCCGACGTCTGGAAGGTGATTGCCGACGGCTGGCTGTACTCCGGCTGGGTGGTGGGGGCCTCCCGGATCCGGGCCGTGGACGACCACTGGCCGCACGCCGGATCACGGCTGCACCACTCCGTGGGCGCCTGGCCGTTCCTGATCAATGACAGCACCAGCGTGACAACTTCTGAGCCAAACAAGAAGCTCGAACTGGTGGCGCGTGGCTGGCCGCTGGGTGAAGCAAAAGTGGTGATCACCCTCGAGGAGGACCAGGGCGGGGGCTGCAAGGTCACCATGGCTGAAGACGCCATCCGCGGACCCGGCAAGCGGATTCCCAAGTTCCTGCGGGACCCCATGATCACGGTGCGCAACCGGGAGACGCTCAAGCGCCTGGAGCTCATGGCCGCCGGCGGGGCCGGGAAATAG
- a CDS encoding FAD-dependent oxidoreductase: MSSSTTVGSAERPLRVAVVGSGPAGVYAADILTKSEAVKSGELTVSIDLFDRYPAPYGLIRYGVAPDHPRIKGIVNALHKVLDRGDIRFFGNVDYGTDLTIEDLRTHYDAVIFATGAIKDADLNIPGIELEGSFGGADFVSWYDGHPDVPREWPLDAKEIAVIGNGNVALDVARVLSKHADDLLVSEIPDNVYAGLKASPVTDVHVFGRRGPAQVKFTPLELRELSHSKDVDIILYPEDFEFDEESDRQIQSNNQTKTMVGTLTNWIAEQPEDLSELKASRRLHLHFLHSPVEIYDDAETPGKVAGMRFERTELDGTGNARGTGEFVDYPVQAVYRAIGYFGSALPEIEFDHKKGVIPNDGGRVLDASGAHVPGIYATGWIKRGPVGLIGHTKGDALETVTYLLEDRENLPVASVPAEDAVVELLDGRGVKFTSWEGWLALDAHELALGAAATEAGGSHGVEVKRERIKVVPREDMVNISRDGVAAQV, translated from the coding sequence GTGTCATCAAGCACCACCGTAGGTTCTGCCGAACGCCCGCTGCGCGTCGCCGTCGTGGGCTCCGGCCCGGCCGGCGTCTACGCCGCGGACATCCTCACCAAGAGCGAGGCCGTCAAGAGCGGCGAGCTGACCGTGAGCATCGACCTCTTTGACCGCTACCCGGCACCCTATGGCCTGATCCGCTACGGCGTGGCCCCGGACCACCCCCGCATCAAGGGCATCGTCAACGCCCTGCACAAGGTTCTGGACCGCGGCGACATCCGCTTCTTCGGCAACGTGGACTACGGCACCGACCTCACCATCGAGGACCTCCGCACCCACTACGACGCCGTCATCTTCGCCACCGGCGCCATCAAGGACGCGGACCTGAACATCCCGGGCATCGAGCTGGAGGGCTCCTTCGGCGGCGCCGACTTCGTCTCCTGGTACGACGGCCACCCGGACGTCCCGCGCGAATGGCCGCTGGACGCCAAGGAAATCGCCGTGATCGGCAACGGCAACGTGGCCCTGGACGTGGCCCGCGTCCTGTCCAAGCACGCCGACGACCTGCTGGTCTCCGAAATCCCGGACAACGTCTACGCCGGCCTGAAGGCCTCGCCCGTCACCGACGTGCACGTCTTCGGCCGCCGCGGCCCCGCCCAGGTCAAGTTCACCCCGCTGGAGCTGCGCGAGCTGTCCCACTCCAAGGACGTGGACATCATCCTGTACCCGGAGGACTTCGAGTTCGACGAGGAATCGGACCGCCAGATCCAGAGCAACAACCAGACCAAGACCATGGTGGGCACGCTCACCAACTGGATCGCCGAGCAGCCCGAGGACCTCTCCGAGCTCAAGGCTTCCCGCCGCCTGCACCTGCACTTCCTGCACAGCCCGGTGGAGATCTATGACGACGCCGAGACGCCGGGCAAGGTTGCCGGCATGCGGTTCGAGCGCACCGAGCTGGACGGCACGGGCAACGCCCGCGGCACCGGCGAATTCGTGGACTACCCGGTCCAGGCCGTGTACCGCGCCATCGGCTACTTCGGCTCGGCCCTGCCGGAGATCGAGTTCGACCACAAGAAGGGCGTCATCCCGAACGACGGCGGCCGCGTCCTGGACGCATCCGGCGCCCACGTGCCTGGTATCTACGCCACCGGCTGGATCAAGCGCGGACCCGTCGGCCTGATCGGCCACACCAAGGGCGACGCCCTGGAGACCGTGACCTACCTGCTGGAAGACCGCGAAAACCTTCCGGTGGCCAGCGTGCCCGCTGAGGACGCCGTCGTCGAACTCCTTGACGGCCGCGGCGTGAAGTTCACCAGCTGGGAAGGCTGGCTGGCGCTGGACGCCCACGAACTCGCCCTCGGTGCAGCCGCCACCGAGGCCGGCGGCTCGCACGGTGTCGAGGTCAAGCGTGAGCGCATCAAGGTGGTGCCGCGCGAGGACATGGTCAACATTTCCCGCGACGGCGTGGCTGCCCAGGTCTAA
- the cobA gene encoding uroporphyrinogen-III C-methyltransferase: MAIQDIYPTALRLLGRPVLVVGGGPVAARRAKGLLDAGAVVTVVAPVASDALRELADAGLLTWAARHYLSSDVDGAWFVQTATGDAAVDAQVSADAEAQRIWCVNASDHEASAAWTPAVAEVDDVKIAVNAGGDPRRAMAVRDAVATALETGDLPLRRRRAHRGSVALVGGGPGDTGLITVRGRRLLGQADVVVADRLGPRELLNELAPDVRVIEVGKTPGHHPVPQTEINRILVEEALNGHRVVRLKGGDPYVLGRGGEEAEYCRQHGVEVEVVSGVTSAISVPAAAGIPVTHRGLAKGFSVVTGHEELSEVPARPDHTIVLLMGVGQLRESASALGKAGLPENTPVGIVENGYLPDQRVTIGTLGSIAGQAEAAGVANPAVIVIGDVVRVSPFAPSHFKTADYSTTTPNKPRVLTS; the protein is encoded by the coding sequence ATGGCAATTCAGGATATCTACCCCACAGCGCTGCGGCTGCTCGGCCGCCCCGTGCTGGTGGTGGGCGGCGGCCCCGTTGCGGCCCGTCGCGCCAAGGGCCTGCTCGACGCCGGTGCAGTGGTCACCGTCGTGGCGCCCGTTGCCTCTGACGCGCTCCGGGAACTGGCCGACGCCGGCCTCCTCACCTGGGCAGCGCGCCACTACCTTTCAAGCGACGTCGACGGCGCCTGGTTCGTCCAGACGGCCACCGGCGATGCCGCCGTGGACGCGCAGGTCTCCGCAGACGCCGAAGCGCAGCGCATCTGGTGCGTCAACGCCTCCGACCATGAAGCCTCTGCAGCCTGGACTCCCGCGGTCGCCGAAGTGGACGACGTCAAGATCGCCGTGAACGCCGGGGGAGACCCGCGCCGCGCCATGGCCGTCCGCGATGCCGTGGCCACCGCCCTGGAAACCGGCGACCTTCCGCTGCGCCGCCGCCGGGCACACCGCGGTTCCGTTGCCCTCGTCGGCGGCGGCCCCGGCGACACCGGCCTCATCACCGTCCGCGGCCGCCGCCTCCTGGGCCAGGCCGACGTGGTGGTCGCAGACCGCCTGGGCCCGCGTGAACTCCTGAACGAACTTGCTCCTGACGTCCGCGTCATCGAGGTCGGTAAAACCCCCGGCCACCATCCTGTGCCGCAAACCGAAATCAACAGGATCCTGGTAGAGGAAGCCCTGAACGGCCACCGCGTTGTCAGGCTGAAGGGCGGCGACCCGTACGTGCTGGGCCGGGGCGGCGAGGAAGCCGAGTACTGCCGCCAGCACGGCGTCGAGGTGGAAGTGGTTTCCGGCGTCACGTCCGCGATCTCCGTTCCCGCCGCCGCCGGCATTCCGGTGACGCACCGCGGCCTGGCCAAGGGCTTCAGCGTGGTCACCGGCCACGAGGAACTCTCCGAGGTTCCGGCCCGGCCTGATCACACCATCGTCCTGCTCATGGGCGTCGGCCAGCTGCGCGAGTCGGCGTCCGCCCTCGGCAAAGCCGGCCTGCCGGAAAACACTCCAGTTGGTATCGTTGAAAACGGCTATTTGCCGGACCAGCGCGTGACGATTGGCACGCTCGGTTCCATTGCCGGCCAGGCGGAAGCAGCCGGCGTCGCAAATCCCGCAGTGATTGTCATCGGTGACGTGGTGCGCGTGAGCCCGTTCGCGCCGTCGCACTTCAAAACCGCTGACTACAGCACCACCACCCCGAACAAGCCCCGAGTCCTCACCTCCTAG
- a CDS encoding SRPBCC family protein, translating into MTASFVCRTTSSLRPEQLFDLARSVDVHVDSQKGSGERVVAGVTSGLIGAGQEVSWQARHFGVPLTMTSRITHFDFPHSFTDEQVKGPFKSFRHVHEFEITAGGSVMTDRVEFSAPFGLLGRVVEKLVLRPYLQRLIRDRGRFLAGLG; encoded by the coding sequence ATGACCGCCAGCTTCGTGTGCCGCACCACATCCAGCCTTCGGCCGGAGCAGCTGTTCGACCTGGCCCGCAGCGTTGACGTCCACGTGGATTCCCAGAAAGGCTCGGGGGAGCGGGTTGTAGCCGGTGTGACGTCCGGGCTGATCGGTGCGGGGCAGGAAGTGAGCTGGCAGGCACGGCATTTCGGGGTGCCCTTGACCATGACCAGCCGGATTACGCACTTCGACTTCCCGCACAGCTTCACCGACGAACAGGTGAAAGGCCCGTTCAAGTCCTTCCGCCACGTCCACGAATTCGAAATTACGGCCGGGGGCAGCGTCATGACGGACCGGGTGGAGTTCAGCGCGCCGTTCGGGCTTCTGGGGCGCGTGGTGGAGAAGCTGGTCCTGCGCCCGTACCTGCAGCGGCTTATCCGGGACCGCGGGCGGTTCCTCGCCGGACTGGGGTGA
- a CDS encoding ABC transporter permease, whose amino-acid sequence MPSNQTPLAEAPSEPAEPRHVHAALTRTSTGNEDLRELESGLDSLQSDAARKNRIDWSRILLPVAALLVLVLAWQFYVSLGLKRRDLVPGPLDVATQMGVLWNEGKLQEAVWTSLQRGLVGFVISVTIATPVGLLLAQVAPLRRAFGPLISGLQVLPSVAWVPAAIIWFGLTDATVYFVIFMGAIPSIINGLISGVDQIPPQYRRVGTVLGASRLEMALQIILPAALPGYLGGLKQGWAFSWRSLMAAEIIAVGGTIGFGLGSLLDQGRILSDMTVVMSAILLILAVGILIELLVFAPIEKRLLRSRGLLAGGTR is encoded by the coding sequence ATGCCAAGTAACCAGACGCCCCTTGCCGAGGCCCCTTCGGAACCGGCCGAGCCGCGCCACGTCCACGCCGCCCTGACCCGCACTTCCACCGGCAACGAGGACCTGCGCGAACTCGAGTCGGGGCTGGACTCCCTGCAGTCCGACGCCGCCCGGAAGAACCGCATCGACTGGAGCCGCATCCTGCTGCCCGTGGCCGCCCTGCTGGTCCTGGTGCTGGCGTGGCAGTTCTACGTCTCGCTGGGCCTGAAGCGGCGTGACCTGGTCCCCGGCCCGCTGGACGTGGCCACCCAGATGGGCGTTCTCTGGAACGAAGGCAAGCTCCAGGAAGCCGTCTGGACATCGCTGCAGCGAGGCCTGGTGGGCTTCGTCATTTCGGTGACCATCGCCACGCCCGTGGGCCTGCTCCTGGCCCAGGTGGCACCGCTGCGCCGCGCCTTTGGTCCGCTGATCTCCGGCCTGCAGGTCCTGCCGTCGGTTGCCTGGGTTCCGGCGGCCATCATCTGGTTCGGCCTGACCGACGCCACAGTGTATTTCGTGATCTTTATGGGTGCCATCCCGTCCATCATCAACGGGCTCATCTCCGGCGTGGACCAGATCCCGCCGCAGTACCGGCGCGTGGGTACCGTTCTCGGGGCTTCCCGGCTGGAGATGGCGCTGCAGATCATCCTTCCCGCCGCCCTGCCCGGGTACCTGGGCGGGCTCAAGCAGGGCTGGGCCTTCTCCTGGCGCTCACTGATGGCGGCGGAAATCATCGCCGTGGGCGGCACCATCGGCTTCGGCCTGGGTTCATTGCTGGACCAGGGCCGAATCCTGTCCGACATGACTGTGGTGATGTCCGCGATCCTGCTGATCCTCGCCGTCGGCATCCTGATCGAACTGCTGGTGTTCGCACCGATCGAGAAACGCCTGTTGCGCAGCCGCGGCCTCCTGGCGGGCGGCACCCGCTAG
- a CDS encoding ABC transporter ATP-binding protein yields the protein MPVVLEHLGKRFGDGAPVLDDVNATIGKGEFVALLGASGCGKSTLLNIIAGLEPPSSGALEVPSDGAAFMFQDAALFPWLTARENIELALKLRGVGKAQRKAKAQELLELVHLGSAGDKRPHELSGGMRQRVSLARSLAQDRQLLLMDEPFAALDAITRDLLHDELERIWKETGRTIVFVTHNVREAVRLGQRVLLLSSRPGRVVQEWDVTEEHRTDAGLAGQLTGVITARLREEIRRHAK from the coding sequence ATGCCAGTCGTACTGGAACACCTGGGCAAGCGCTTCGGCGACGGCGCCCCGGTACTGGACGACGTCAACGCCACCATCGGGAAGGGCGAGTTCGTTGCCCTCCTCGGTGCCTCGGGCTGCGGCAAATCCACCCTGCTGAACATCATCGCGGGACTGGAGCCGCCGTCGTCGGGCGCGCTGGAAGTACCCAGCGACGGCGCTGCCTTCATGTTCCAGGACGCCGCCCTGTTTCCCTGGCTGACGGCCCGGGAGAACATCGAACTGGCCCTGAAGCTCCGCGGCGTTGGCAAGGCACAGCGCAAGGCCAAGGCCCAGGAACTCCTGGAACTGGTGCACCTGGGTTCGGCCGGGGACAAGCGCCCGCATGAGCTCTCCGGCGGCATGCGGCAGCGCGTTTCCCTGGCGCGGTCGCTCGCCCAGGACCGGCAGCTGCTGCTCATGGATGAGCCATTCGCCGCCCTGGATGCCATCACCCGCGACCTGCTGCACGATGAGCTGGAGCGGATCTGGAAGGAAACCGGGCGGACCATCGTCTTCGTCACGCACAACGTCCGCGAGGCCGTCCGGCTGGGCCAGCGCGTGCTGCTGCTGTCCTCACGTCCTGGCCGCGTGGTCCAGGAATGGGACGTCACCGAGGAACACCGTACCGACGCCGGGCTTGCCGGCCAGCTGACCGGGGTCATCACCGCCCGGCTGCGTGAGGAGATCCGCCGCCATGCCAAGTAA
- a CDS encoding ABC transporter substrate-binding protein: protein MIRIVAGESAVPKRKRAIEAALAIGLVLLIAVGAVVASTVSRNTEAQAAEPTPAAQLKLGYFGNVTHAPALVGIKEGFLAEALGATALHTETFNAGPAAIEALNAGAIDAAYIGPNPAINSFAKSRGESVKIVAGAAAGGAQLVVKPEINSAADLKGKTLASPQLGGTQDVALRAWLAGQGYKTNVDGSGDVAINPTENAQTLKLFQDGKLDGAWLPEPWASRLVLQAGAKVLVDEKDLWDGTGTGKPGEFPTTVLIVNQNFAADHPDTVKALLDGHAKSVAWLNEAPAAEKSSVINSALQESAGAALADDVLARSLANITFTLDPLAGSYPRLLQDGVEAGTTKQADINGLFDLRALNGVSANKISAAGLGQD, encoded by the coding sequence ATGATCCGCATCGTGGCAGGCGAAAGCGCGGTTCCCAAGCGCAAGCGTGCCATCGAGGCTGCCCTGGCCATCGGGCTGGTCCTGCTGATCGCGGTGGGCGCCGTGGTGGCCTCCACCGTTTCCCGGAACACGGAAGCGCAGGCTGCCGAGCCCACTCCCGCCGCGCAGCTCAAGCTGGGCTACTTCGGCAACGTCACCCACGCCCCGGCCCTGGTGGGCATCAAGGAAGGGTTCCTGGCAGAGGCCCTCGGCGCCACTGCGCTGCACACCGAGACATTCAATGCCGGGCCGGCGGCTATCGAGGCGCTCAACGCGGGTGCCATTGACGCCGCCTACATTGGGCCCAATCCGGCCATCAACTCCTTCGCCAAGAGCCGGGGCGAGTCGGTGAAGATCGTGGCCGGCGCCGCGGCGGGCGGCGCCCAGCTGGTGGTTAAGCCGGAGATCAACTCCGCGGCGGACCTCAAGGGCAAGACCCTCGCCTCCCCGCAGCTGGGCGGCACCCAGGATGTGGCACTCCGCGCCTGGCTCGCTGGCCAGGGGTACAAAACCAACGTGGATGGCAGCGGCGACGTGGCCATCAACCCCACGGAAAACGCCCAGACCCTCAAGCTGTTCCAGGACGGAAAGCTCGACGGCGCGTGGCTGCCCGAGCCGTGGGCGTCACGGCTGGTGCTCCAGGCCGGAGCCAAGGTGCTGGTGGACGAAAAGGACTTGTGGGACGGGACGGGTACCGGCAAGCCCGGAGAATTCCCCACCACCGTCCTGATCGTGAACCAGAACTTCGCCGCGGACCACCCGGACACCGTCAAGGCACTGCTGGACGGCCACGCGAAATCGGTGGCCTGGCTGAACGAGGCCCCCGCCGCGGAAAAATCCAGCGTCATCAATTCCGCCCTGCAGGAATCGGCGGGAGCGGCCCTGGCTGACGACGTCCTGGCCCGGTCCCTGGCGAACATCACCTTCACCCTGGACCCGCTTGCCGGAAGCTACCCCCGGCTGCTGCAGGACGGCGTGGAGGCAGGCACCACCAAGCAGGCGGACATCAACGGCCTGTTCGACCTGCGTGCGCTCAACGGGGTCTCAGCAAACAAGATTTCAGCAGCCGGCCTCGGCCAGGACTGA
- a CDS encoding RtcB family protein — protein METINSKLLNWASILDAQTREQAVMTAGLPFIYPHLALMPDAHLGKGATVGSVIPTLHAIIPAAVGVDIGCGMIAVRTQYSLADLPKDRKKLREDIERVIPLSAGHNNRSVLPTAEPRIAELKRLAAKADFNPSRYVEKWELQLGSLGSGNHFIEICADESDGVWLFLHSGSRGVGNKIAQHHIGVAQQVSRKHQVRLPHPDLAYLDEGTPQFDRYMAELRWAQHFALLNREEMMDRVATQFGHWVGGRVQELERINCHHNFTQRETHYGRSVWVSRKGAIKAEHGDPGLIPGSMGTASYVVEGRGNPASLNSSPHGAGREYSRNAARKTFSLDELKKAMRGIEFRASEAFIDEIPAAYKPIDQVMHDAADLVTVRHKLRQLVNVKGN, from the coding sequence ATGGAAACCATCAACAGCAAGCTCCTCAACTGGGCTTCCATCCTGGATGCCCAGACCCGGGAGCAGGCAGTGATGACGGCCGGACTGCCGTTCATCTACCCGCACCTGGCCCTCATGCCGGATGCCCACCTGGGCAAAGGGGCCACCGTGGGCTCGGTCATTCCCACGCTGCATGCCATCATCCCGGCGGCAGTGGGAGTGGACATCGGCTGCGGCATGATCGCCGTCCGGACCCAGTATTCCCTGGCAGACCTGCCCAAGGACCGGAAAAAGCTCCGGGAGGACATCGAGCGTGTCATTCCACTCTCCGCCGGCCACAACAACCGGAGCGTCCTGCCCACCGCCGAGCCCCGGATCGCGGAACTGAAACGGCTGGCCGCCAAAGCCGACTTCAACCCGTCCCGCTACGTGGAAAAGTGGGAGCTGCAGCTCGGTTCCCTTGGCTCCGGCAACCACTTCATCGAGATCTGCGCGGATGAGTCCGACGGCGTCTGGCTGTTCCTGCACTCCGGTTCGCGCGGCGTCGGGAACAAGATCGCCCAGCATCACATTGGCGTGGCCCAGCAGGTGTCCCGGAAACACCAGGTCCGCCTGCCGCACCCGGACCTCGCCTACCTGGACGAGGGCACGCCGCAGTTCGACAGGTACATGGCTGAGCTGCGCTGGGCCCAGCACTTCGCCCTCCTCAACCGCGAGGAGATGATGGACCGCGTGGCCACCCAGTTCGGCCACTGGGTGGGCGGCCGGGTGCAGGAACTCGAGCGGATCAACTGCCACCACAACTTCACCCAGCGGGAGACCCATTACGGCAGGTCCGTGTGGGTGTCGCGCAAAGGCGCCATCAAAGCCGAGCACGGCGATCCGGGACTTATTCCGGGGTCCATGGGGACGGCGTCGTACGTGGTGGAAGGCCGCGGCAACCCTGCCTCACTGAACTCCTCCCCGCACGGGGCAGGGCGCGAATACTCCCGTAACGCGGCACGGAAAACCTTCTCCCTTGACGAGCTGAAGAAGGCCATGAGGGGCATCGAATTCCGCGCGTCGGAGGCCTTCATCGACGAGATTCCGGCCGCGTACAAACCCATTGACCAGGTAATGCACGACGCCGCCGACCTGGTCACTGTCCGGCACAAACTGCGGCAGCTGGTCAATGTCAAGGGGAACTGA